Proteins co-encoded in one Streptomyces roseochromogenus subsp. oscitans DS 12.976 genomic window:
- a CDS encoding response regulator, with protein MRVVLAEDLFLLRQGIIQLLEAYEFEVVAAVDNGTDLAAAMAEHRPDVAIVDVRLPPTFTTEGLQAALRARREQPGLPILVLSQHVEQMYARELLADGTGGIGYLLKDSVLDDEQFIDAVRRVAAGGTAMDPAVVAQLMTSHSRDEPLAALTGREREVLELMAEGCSNTAIAQRLTVTEGAAAKHISNIFTKLMLPPSSDSNRRVLAVLAYLNA; from the coding sequence GACCTCTTCCTCCTGAGGCAGGGGATCATCCAACTGCTGGAGGCGTACGAGTTCGAGGTGGTCGCGGCCGTCGACAACGGCACGGACCTCGCCGCGGCGATGGCCGAGCACCGGCCCGACGTGGCCATCGTCGACGTACGGCTGCCGCCCACCTTCACCACCGAGGGCCTGCAGGCCGCCCTGCGTGCCCGCCGGGAGCAGCCCGGCCTGCCGATCCTCGTCCTCTCCCAGCACGTCGAGCAGATGTACGCCCGCGAGCTGCTGGCCGACGGCACCGGCGGCATCGGCTACCTGCTGAAGGACAGCGTGCTGGACGACGAACAGTTCATCGACGCCGTACGACGGGTCGCCGCCGGCGGTACGGCCATGGACCCCGCCGTGGTCGCCCAGTTGATGACCAGCCACTCGCGGGACGAGCCGCTGGCCGCGCTCACCGGGCGGGAACGCGAGGTGCTGGAGCTGATGGCCGAGGGTTGCTCGAACACGGCGATCGCCCAGCGGCTCACCGTCACCGAGGGCGCGGCCGCGAAGCACATCTCCAACATCTTCACCAAGCTGATGCTGCCGCCGTCGAGCGACAGCAACCGCCGGGTGCTCGCCGTGCTCGCCTACCTCAACGCCTGA
- a CDS encoding ferredoxin has product MRVTTERDRCVGSGQCALLSPEVFDQDDHGLVVVLREEPADDLRAGVLQAADLCPSRSIRVDS; this is encoded by the coding sequence ATGCGTGTCACCACGGAACGCGACCGGTGCGTGGGTTCAGGCCAGTGCGCCCTGCTCAGCCCGGAGGTGTTCGACCAGGACGACCACGGTCTTGTGGTCGTCCTGCGCGAGGAGCCGGCTGACGACCTGCGCGCGGGCGTCCTGCAGGCCGCCGACCTGTGCCCCTCGCGCTCCATCCGCGTCGACAGCTGA
- a CDS encoding thioesterase II family protein, translating into MTTLAEHDRLWIRRYHPRPDAAARLVCLPHAGGSATFYHPVSASLPASVDVLAVQYPGRQDRRNEPCADSIQELADHVTSVLLPWTDRPLLFFGHSMGATLGFEVARRLERDHGVVLHALFASARRAPSCPRDESVHLRDDDGLIAEMRNLSGTDSAILDDEELIRMALPAIRADYRAAETYRYEPGPNLRCPIVGLVGDDDPKVTVDEARAWSRHTDASFDLHVFQGGHFYLTSHQREVLDLLAKEAVRA; encoded by the coding sequence ATGACCACGCTCGCCGAGCACGACCGCCTCTGGATACGCCGCTACCACCCCCGTCCGGACGCGGCGGCCAGACTGGTGTGCCTGCCGCACGCGGGCGGCTCGGCGACCTTCTACCACCCGGTCTCGGCGAGCCTGCCGGCGTCCGTGGACGTGCTCGCCGTGCAGTACCCGGGACGCCAGGACCGGCGCAACGAGCCGTGCGCCGACAGCATCCAGGAACTGGCCGACCACGTCACGTCCGTCCTGCTGCCATGGACGGACCGCCCGCTGCTCTTCTTCGGCCACAGCATGGGCGCGACCCTCGGCTTCGAGGTCGCCCGCCGTCTGGAACGCGACCACGGCGTCGTCCTCCACGCGCTGTTCGCCTCCGCCCGCCGCGCCCCCTCCTGCCCGCGCGACGAATCCGTCCACCTGCGCGACGACGACGGACTCATCGCGGAGATGCGGAACTTGAGCGGCACGGACTCGGCGATCCTCGACGACGAGGAACTGATCCGCATGGCCCTGCCCGCGATCCGCGCCGACTACCGCGCCGCCGAGACCTACCGCTACGAGCCGGGCCCGAACCTGCGGTGCCCGATCGTGGGGCTGGTCGGCGACGACGATCCGAAGGTCACCGTGGACGAGGCACGCGCCTGGTCCCGCCACACGGACGCGTCGTTCGACCTCCATGTGTTCCAGGGCGGCCACTTCTATCTGACGTCCCACCAGAGAGAAGTCCTCGACCTGCTGGCGAAGGAGGCGGTCCGGGCATGA
- a CDS encoding SDR family oxidoreductase: MTAVLITGCGSGIGLETALAFARRGDRVHACVRNPATAEELLRRARAEDLTLDVPQLDVTDDTSVTAAVTAVQDRNGPVDVLVNNAGVDRTGPVETMPLDQARTLMETNYWGALRMSRAVLPGMRARGSGVIVNVSSLAGRTFAVPHGGFYAASKAALGALSEALYAEVQPFGIRVVCLEPGSFASAIQRKSAACTAGQPSGTGPYDADHAWLSRFLTRVAEGAADCAEAAEAIVAAVDDPDTPLHTAVGKDAEAALRFLAGVPYEQWLPSFLDQAQSLAGPRPVPPPAGH, from the coding sequence ATGACCGCCGTCCTCATCACCGGGTGCGGCAGCGGCATCGGCCTGGAGACGGCGCTCGCGTTCGCGCGCCGGGGCGACCGGGTGCACGCCTGCGTACGCAACCCCGCCACCGCCGAGGAACTGCTCCGGCGCGCCCGAGCCGAGGACCTCACCCTCGACGTCCCACAGCTGGACGTCACCGACGACACCTCGGTCACCGCCGCCGTCACCGCGGTGCAGGACCGGAACGGACCGGTCGACGTCCTCGTCAACAACGCCGGCGTCGACCGCACCGGCCCCGTCGAGACCATGCCGCTCGACCAGGCGCGGACCCTGATGGAGACCAACTACTGGGGCGCGCTGCGCATGTCCCGCGCCGTGCTGCCCGGGATGCGCGCCCGGGGCAGCGGTGTCATCGTCAACGTCTCCTCTCTCGCCGGCCGTACGTTCGCCGTCCCGCACGGCGGCTTCTACGCGGCGAGCAAGGCCGCCCTGGGCGCGCTCAGCGAGGCCCTGTATGCGGAGGTCCAGCCCTTCGGCATCCGTGTCGTGTGCCTCGAACCGGGCAGCTTCGCCTCCGCCATCCAGCGCAAGTCCGCCGCCTGCACCGCCGGACAGCCGTCCGGGACCGGCCCGTACGACGCCGACCACGCCTGGCTCTCGCGGTTCCTCACGCGCGTGGCGGAAGGCGCGGCCGACTGCGCGGAGGCGGCCGAGGCGATCGTCGCCGCCGTCGACGACCCGGACACCCCCTTGCACACGGCGGTCGGCAAGGACGCGGAGGCAGCCCTGCGATTCCTCGCGGGCGTCCCCTACGAGCAGTGGCTGCCCTCCTTCCTCGACCAGGCTCAGTCCCTCGCCGGACCCCGCCCCGTCCCGCCGCCCGCCGGCCACTGA